The Burkholderia pyrrocinia genome includes a window with the following:
- a CDS encoding ParB/RepB/Spo0J family partition protein, which translates to MAKDTSKDKKPTGNLHLAAGLLRGLAQENAALETRLPEPPAAPNVAAEAAPAVPPAVAAPAGTPDLGAPQKVLVKDCIPNPFNPRVFYSESSLHELALTLKREGQIEPIKVTRLPEFPGKLVVIDGQRRLRATSINGDDTINATFRTDHTPEQLYTIAYRANHDHERQTIFDDAVAWKRLLDEKVFSDQNTLAEKIGKDKASISKTLSLNALPNTLLERMASANDVVGLQAAYFLKLIFERLGEPTADRLLTAVIDRKKSVRDLENFLRAQNDGNKKAGRTRYSVRHDFALESRAIGQLKTYPDGRLDLQLKDVDTSHQEALADKLKTVIDAYVAELAAAAQN; encoded by the coding sequence ATGGCTAAGGACACATCGAAAGACAAGAAGCCGACCGGCAACCTGCATCTCGCAGCCGGCCTGTTGCGCGGGCTCGCTCAGGAAAACGCGGCACTGGAAACCCGCTTGCCCGAGCCGCCGGCCGCACCGAACGTCGCCGCCGAAGCGGCGCCCGCCGTGCCCCCGGCCGTGGCCGCACCCGCCGGCACACCGGACCTTGGCGCGCCGCAGAAGGTACTGGTCAAGGACTGCATCCCGAACCCGTTCAACCCGCGCGTGTTCTATTCGGAGTCGAGCCTGCACGAGCTCGCACTGACGTTGAAACGGGAAGGGCAGATCGAGCCGATCAAGGTCACGCGGCTCCCGGAGTTTCCCGGCAAGCTCGTCGTGATCGACGGGCAACGCCGCCTGCGCGCGACGAGCATCAACGGCGACGACACCATCAACGCCACGTTCCGCACCGACCACACGCCCGAGCAGCTCTATACGATCGCGTATCGAGCGAACCACGACCACGAACGCCAGACGATCTTCGACGATGCGGTCGCGTGGAAGCGCCTCCTCGACGAGAAGGTCTTTTCCGACCAGAACACGCTGGCGGAGAAGATCGGCAAGGACAAGGCATCGATCAGCAAGACGCTGTCGCTCAATGCACTGCCCAACACGCTGCTGGAGCGGATGGCCAGTGCCAACGACGTGGTCGGCCTGCAGGCCGCGTACTTCCTGAAGCTGATCTTCGAGCGCCTGGGCGAGCCGACTGCCGACCGACTGCTCACGGCCGTGATCGACCGGAAGAAATCGGTCCGCGATCTCGAAAATTTCCTGCGTGCGCAGAACGACGGCAACAAGAAGGCAGGACGCACGCGTTACAGCGTTCGTCATGACTTCGCGCTCGAATCGCGAGCGATCGGCCAGTTGAAGACCTACCCGGACGGGCGTCTGGACCTGCAGCTCAAAGACGTCGACACGTCCCACCAGGAAGCGCTCGCCGACAAGCTCAAGACCGTCATCGACGCCTACGTCGCCGAACTGGCGGCCGCCGCGCAAAATTAA
- a CDS encoding replication initiation protein: MPRKPASKGSDKQVSLFQTPEPPDLLRKAVQAIHIAPKSGKIGLQQRKMFSSLIKNALRQEAFEPGRTSFSISIASLSHESGLNSNNTKYVKDTVNSLISTVVNWDYLAADRSTVWKASGLLAGAELEQSVLKYSFSDQIRSELLNPEIYALIDMRIAREFRRSHSLALWENTVRYEGIGITAKIPLPKFRDLILGQDKASQSYKEYKLFKSKVLVPCIQEVNEVSDHTLELIEHKSGRSVEAVQFKVTRKQSADTVEDGDVKNEALVEEVAKFGIPRSEARRLITQYGVQRIKAAIAYTLNRTTKKNAAPVDNVAAYFRKALTHGYTLADGQGAEAAAPAKESAQSKQEQIRDKYLAAKVEEAGAYFRELEIDDQTKLIERYNETVAGSKDLTLSPKKKASKLAQTSFFRWLALDTWGEPTSDDLLEFLLKSSLASN, from the coding sequence ATGCCGCGCAAGCCCGCAAGCAAAGGCTCAGACAAACAGGTTTCGCTGTTTCAGACACCAGAGCCTCCCGACTTGCTGCGCAAGGCGGTCCAGGCGATTCATATCGCGCCGAAGTCGGGAAAGATCGGTCTGCAGCAGCGCAAGATGTTCAGTTCGCTGATCAAGAACGCGCTTCGGCAGGAGGCGTTCGAGCCGGGCCGGACGAGCTTCTCGATCTCGATCGCGTCGCTTTCGCACGAAAGCGGGCTGAACAGCAACAACACGAAGTACGTGAAGGACACGGTCAACTCGCTGATCAGCACCGTCGTCAACTGGGATTACCTGGCCGCGGATCGTTCGACGGTCTGGAAAGCGTCGGGCCTGCTCGCGGGCGCGGAGCTCGAGCAATCGGTGCTGAAGTACAGCTTCTCCGACCAGATTCGCAGCGAACTGCTCAATCCGGAAATTTACGCGCTGATCGATATGCGGATCGCCCGCGAGTTTCGGCGTTCGCACTCGCTCGCGTTGTGGGAAAACACGGTGCGCTACGAAGGGATCGGCATCACCGCGAAGATTCCGCTGCCGAAATTCCGTGACCTCATTCTCGGCCAGGACAAGGCGTCGCAGTCGTACAAGGAATACAAGCTGTTCAAGAGCAAGGTCCTGGTGCCGTGCATTCAGGAGGTGAACGAAGTATCGGATCACACGCTCGAGCTGATCGAACACAAGTCCGGCCGCAGCGTGGAAGCCGTTCAGTTCAAGGTGACGCGCAAGCAGAGTGCCGATACGGTCGAAGACGGCGACGTCAAGAACGAAGCGCTGGTCGAGGAAGTCGCGAAGTTCGGCATTCCGCGTTCGGAAGCGCGGCGGCTGATCACGCAATACGGTGTGCAGCGCATCAAGGCGGCGATTGCCTATACGCTCAATCGGACTACGAAGAAGAACGCAGCACCGGTCGACAACGTGGCCGCGTATTTCCGCAAGGCGCTGACGCACGGCTACACGCTGGCCGACGGGCAGGGAGCGGAGGCGGCCGCACCGGCGAAGGAATCCGCGCAGAGCAAGCAGGAGCAGATTCGCGACAAATATCTGGCGGCCAAGGTCGAGGAAGCCGGCGCGTATTTCCGCGAGCTGGAGATCGACGACCAGACCAAGCTGATCGAGCGCTACAACGAAACGGTGGCGGGCTCGAAGGATCTCACGCTGTCGCCGAAGAAGAAGGCGAGCAAGCTCGCGCAGACCAGCTTCTTCCGATGGCTCGCGCTGGATACCTGGGGCGAACCGACCTCGGACGACCTGCTGGAATTCCTGCTCAAGAGCAGTCTCGCAAGCAACTGA